The DNA region AGATCGTGGTCGGCGAACCACGGCTGCGCCGCGCCGAGGCCGTGCGCCTGGGCGATTACGTGCTCGGCCTGTACGGATCCCGGGCCTACCTGGCCGAGCACGGCATCCCCGCCTCCGTCGACGACCTGCGCCACCACCCCCTGATCTACTTCATCGACTCCATGCTCCAGGTCGACGATCTGGACCTGGCTTCCGGATTCGCCCCCGCCATGCGCGAATCCATCTCCTCCACCAATGTTTTCGTCCACGTGGAGGCGACCCGCGCCGCCGCCGGCCTGGGACTGCTGCCCTGTTTCATGGCCGACCGTCACGCCGATCTGGTGCGTGTGCTGCCCGACCAGGTCGGCGTCCGCCTCGCCTACTGGCTGGTCTCCCGCGCCGAGACGCTGCGCCGCCCCGAGGTGGCCGCCGTGGTCGAGGCGCTGCGCACACGGGTGCGCGCGGAGGCGGACGCCCTCCTGGGCACCATCGGCACTCGGCCGAGCCGGGAGAAGCGCTGACGCGCGGCCACCGCATCAGGCGGAATCAGCAGACCGCGCCGGGATCCCCCGGCTGACTGTGCGGTGGCACGATGCCGCTGGTGCGCACGGTCACGGTCGTGCCCGCTCCGGCCTGGGCCCCCGCCTTCGGATCCTGCTTGCTCACAACACATTCCGACCCGTTCGGCGCGCGCCCGGTACCGTTCGCGAATTTCACGGTGAACCCGGCCGCCTCGAGCGCGGCCTTCGCCTTGGTGGGCCTTTCACCCGAGACGTCGGGCACGACGACGCTGGGAACAGTCGGCAGGCTCGACGTTGTCGCCGCCACGGAATTCTC from Nocardia tengchongensis includes:
- a CDS encoding LysR family transcriptional regulator, encoding MSVTSATPSPDDLLVLLAVGRSGRYVSAAEELGINHTTISRRIAALERALGGRVLDRGTGGWELTDLGREALRAAESVESAVKSLTGARGVRVLEGVVRISATDGFSAYLAAPAIAVVQRLHPRISVEIVTGTRRASLQRSGLDLEIVVGEPRLRRAEAVRLGDYVLGLYGSRAYLAEHGIPASVDDLRHHPLIYFIDSMLQVDDLDLASGFAPAMRESISSTNVFVHVEATRAAAGLGLLPCFMADRHADLVRVLPDQVGVRLAYWLVSRAETLRRPEVAAVVEALRTRVRAEADALLGTIGTRPSREKR
- a CDS encoding PASTA domain-containing protein, encoding MTLAALSVAGCDPENSVAATTSSLPTVPSVVVPDVSGERPTKAKAALEAAGFTVKFANGTGRAPNGSECVVSKQDPKAGAQAGAGTTVTVRTSGIVPPHSQPGDPGAVC